The genomic window AATTTTTAAAGGTGCTGTTAAGAGGAATCGTGTTCGGAGAATTTTTAAGGAATGTTTTAGAAAACAATTTGCTTTACTTAAAGATAGGTATGTTGACTTTATTTTCGTAGTTTATCCTCAAAAAGCAGATGTTAATTATCATGAAGTTGAGACGATACTAAAGAATATAGTTGTGTATATCATGAAGA from Borrelia hermsii DAH includes these protein-coding regions:
- the rnpA gene encoding ribonuclease P protein component, yielding MKERNISIKSKVEIQELFKKGRFIRIEGINVFYEFTCLAISRILVTFPRIFKGAVKRNRVRRIFKECFRKQFALLKDRYVDFIFVVYPQKADVNYHEVETILKNIVVYIMKRNM